From Levilactobacillus zymae, a single genomic window includes:
- the thrS gene encoding threonine--tRNA ligase → MADISIKFPDGKVQAFAEGTTPQDVAKSISISLAKKAVAAKYNGDLVDYLTPLKGDGDIEIVTKSDAAGLGVLRNTAAALLRIALKKDFPGIRLGAASAEEDGFYVDTDKDDQQVSADELDALAVVIEKLAKDKLDIKRISLSKDDALAQAKDDPFSTELIKAVAGDQVPFLQIGDYQVLSDGAQLANTGDVKHFKLLSVAGAYWQGKSSNPMLQRIYGTVFFKDGDLKDDLAKRQEARERDHRVIGNQLDLFFVDPKVGAGLPYWMPNGATIRRTIERYIIDKEVANGYQHVYTPVLANLDLYKQSGHWAHYREDMFPPMDMGDGEMLELRPMNCPSHIQIYNHHIRSYRELPLRIAELGMMHRYEKSGALSGLQRVREMTLNDGHTFVAPDQIQDEFKRILKLMVQVYADFDINDYTFRLSYRDPKNTEKYFDDDEMWNKAQHMLKGAMDDLGLDYVEAEGEAAFYGPKLDVQTKTAMGNEETLSTIQLDFMLPERFDLHYVGADGEEHRPVMIHRGLVSTMERFTAYLTEIYKGAFPTWLAPKQVTIIPVSEEKHGAYADKLAAAMKAADIRVNVDKRGEKMGYLIRDAQTHKIPYTLVVGEQEMANNSVSVRKYGEDEAVSMSSDAFMKEILADIASYSREGDAKGEESKVEKKLDQDK, encoded by the coding sequence ATGGCAGATATTTCTATCAAGTTCCCCGACGGCAAGGTACAAGCCTTCGCCGAAGGGACGACGCCGCAAGACGTTGCCAAGTCCATTTCAATTAGTTTAGCAAAGAAGGCCGTTGCCGCTAAGTATAACGGTGACTTGGTCGACTACCTGACCCCACTGAAGGGCGACGGCGACATCGAAATTGTGACGAAGAGCGACGCCGCGGGCTTAGGGGTGTTACGCAACACCGCCGCAGCCTTGCTCCGGATTGCGTTAAAGAAGGACTTCCCAGGAATCCGTTTGGGGGCTGCTAGTGCCGAAGAAGACGGCTTCTACGTGGATACCGACAAGGACGACCAACAAGTTAGTGCCGACGAACTGGACGCACTGGCCGTGGTCATTGAAAAATTAGCCAAGGATAAGTTAGACATCAAGCGGATCTCCTTAAGCAAGGACGATGCTTTGGCCCAAGCCAAGGATGATCCGTTCAGCACCGAGTTGATCAAGGCGGTTGCTGGCGACCAAGTACCGTTCTTACAGATTGGGGATTACCAAGTCTTAAGCGATGGGGCCCAACTCGCCAACACCGGCGACGTTAAGCACTTTAAGCTATTGTCCGTTGCCGGCGCTTACTGGCAAGGCAAGTCCTCAAACCCAATGCTCCAACGGATTTACGGGACCGTCTTCTTCAAGGATGGCGACTTAAAGGACGACTTAGCTAAGCGGCAAGAAGCTCGCGAACGGGATCACCGGGTCATCGGGAACCAATTGGACTTGTTCTTCGTTGATCCTAAGGTCGGGGCCGGCTTACCTTACTGGATGCCAAACGGGGCCACGATTCGGCGGACCATCGAACGTTACATCATCGACAAGGAAGTCGCTAACGGCTACCAACACGTGTACACCCCAGTGCTAGCTAACCTGGACCTTTACAAGCAATCTGGTCACTGGGCTCACTACCGTGAAGACATGTTCCCACCAATGGACATGGGTGATGGCGAAATGCTGGAATTGCGGCCAATGAACTGCCCAAGCCACATTCAGATTTACAACCACCACATCCGTTCTTACCGGGAATTGCCATTACGGATCGCTGAACTTGGGATGATGCACCGTTACGAAAAGTCCGGTGCCCTGAGTGGGTTACAACGGGTTCGGGAAATGACGTTAAACGATGGACACACCTTCGTGGCGCCAGACCAAATCCAAGACGAATTCAAGCGCATCTTGAAGTTGATGGTTCAAGTCTACGCGGACTTCGACATCAACGATTACACCTTCCGCTTGAGTTACCGTGACCCGAAGAACACCGAAAAGTACTTCGACGATGACGAAATGTGGAACAAGGCACAACACATGTTGAAGGGTGCCATGGATGACCTGGGCTTGGATTACGTCGAAGCCGAAGGGGAAGCAGCCTTTTACGGTCCAAAGTTGGACGTGCAAACCAAGACGGCCATGGGGAACGAAGAAACGTTATCCACCATTCAATTGGACTTCATGTTGCCAGAACGCTTTGACTTACACTACGTTGGGGCCGATGGTGAAGAACACCGGCCAGTCATGATTCACCGTGGGCTGGTTTCCACGATGGAACGGTTCACCGCTTACCTGACCGAAATCTACAAGGGAGCCTTCCCAACCTGGTTGGCACCTAAGCAAGTGACGATCATCCCCGTTTCCGAAGAAAAGCACGGCGCTTACGCCGATAAGTTAGCTGCTGCAATGAAGGCGGCCGACATCCGGGTTAACGTCGACAAGCGGGGCGAAAAGATGGGCTACCTGATCCGGGATGCCCAGACGCACAAGATTCCGTACACCTTGGTTGTTGGGGAACAAGAAATGGCCAACAACAGTGTCTCCGTGCGGAAGTACGGTGAAGACGAGGCCGTTTCAATGAGCAGTGACGCCTTCATGAAGGAAATCTTGGCCGACATCGCTTCTTACAGTCGTGAAGGCGACGCGAAGGGCGAAGAAAGCAAGGTTGAAAAGAAGCTGGATCAAGATAAGTAA